The following proteins are encoded in a genomic region of Candidatus Bathyarchaeota archaeon:
- a CDS encoding winged helix-turn-helix domain-containing protein, whose protein sequence is MGIYREKIDIMAKILEIASGNAKKTQIMYQANLNYKVLQRYLSEMGAASLIKFDQTLECYTPTEVGHEFLSIYTEYTRCSSAMRKWACDMQQKRAELEKISNLKISRATNL, encoded by the coding sequence TTGGGAATCTACCGTGAAAAAATAGACATCATGGCAAAAATCTTAGAAATAGCAAGTGGAAACGCTAAAAAAACACAAATTATGTATCAGGCAAACCTAAACTATAAGGTTCTGCAGCGTTACCTCTCAGAAATGGGTGCGGCTTCCCTGATAAAATTTGACCAAACCCTTGAATGTTACACTCCAACCGAGGTTGGCCATGAATTTTTAAGCATCTACACTGAGTACACACGATGTAGCAGTGCTATGAGAAAATGGGCATGCGACATGCAGCAAAAACGCGCTGAACTGGAAAAAATTTCTAATCTGAAAATTAGCCGTGCCACTAATCTGTAA
- the cobD gene encoding threonine-phosphate decarboxylase CobD: protein MKPISSLINDKLRNLTPCVHGGEVLDAAEKTGFHREDILDFSSSVNPLGPSQKVLNTIVDSFSRIQAYPDSNSNELRAVIAKHYCVTKNNIIMGNGSTELMYLFCEVFLKPGEYAAMPAPTFGEYESAVRKTGSAVRFIKLEGDFQIDADSFLEQVKGAKIIFICTPNNPTSMLAPTAELTKIIQTAMERDCLVFLDEDFLEFIEGERELSMVSKINIYPNLFILKSFTKIYGLTGLRIGYGIANQDIIDVMTCSKIPWNLNCLGQAAAVTALQDNEHLQRTLTLIKTEKAYLQEGLRQISGFKLFPADANFFFIDIRKTGFTAAQLSQKMLEQGLLIRDCTSFRGLDEYFVRIAVKTRSENERLLNALRGIVKA, encoded by the coding sequence GTGAAACCCATCAGCAGCCTAATTAACGATAAACTCAGAAATCTAACGCCCTGCGTGCACGGCGGCGAAGTTCTAGACGCAGCAGAGAAAACTGGGTTCCACCGCGAGGACATTTTAGATTTTAGTTCAAGCGTTAACCCGCTGGGACCATCCCAAAAAGTGCTAAACACAATAGTGGACAGTTTTAGCCGAATTCAAGCATATCCAGACTCAAACAGCAACGAACTTCGCGCTGTAATCGCCAAGCACTACTGCGTAACCAAAAACAACATCATAATGGGCAACGGCTCAACCGAACTAATGTACCTGTTCTGCGAGGTTTTCCTAAAACCCGGCGAATATGCAGCCATGCCCGCGCCCACTTTTGGCGAGTATGAGAGTGCCGTTCGCAAAACTGGTTCGGCTGTGCGTTTTATCAAGTTGGAGGGGGATTTTCAGATTGACGCCGACAGCTTTCTTGAGCAGGTAAAGGGCGCAAAAATCATCTTCATCTGCACCCCCAACAATCCAACCAGCATGCTAGCCCCAACAGCAGAGCTAACAAAAATAATCCAAACCGCCATGGAACGCGATTGTTTGGTGTTTTTGGATGAGGACTTCTTGGAGTTCATTGAGGGTGAACGTGAGCTTTCCATGGTTAGCAAAATTAACATTTACCCTAACTTGTTCATTCTCAAATCTTTCACAAAGATTTATGGGTTAACAGGGTTGCGTATCGGCTATGGTATAGCCAACCAAGACATCATCGACGTGATGACATGCTCCAAAATCCCTTGGAACCTCAACTGTTTGGGTCAAGCCGCCGCAGTCACCGCTCTTCAAGATAATGAGCACCTACAGAGAACCCTTACATTAATCAAAACCGAAAAAGCATACCTTCAAGAAGGATTGCGCCAAATCAGCGGGTTTAAGCTGTTTCCTGCTGACGCAAACTTTTTCTTCATAGACATCCGCAAAACAGGTTTCACAGCAGCGCAACTTAGCCAAAAAATGCTAGAGCAGGGTCTTTTGATTAGGGATTGTACGTCTTTTAGAGGTTTGGATGAATATTTTGTTCGTATCGCAGTTAAAACTCGCAGCGAAAACGAGCGGTTGCTTAATGCTCTGAGAGGGATTGTGAAGGCTTGA
- a CDS encoding DegT/DnrJ/EryC1/StrS family aminotransferase, translating to MKIPLARPVFDKEMENAAVHALQNERFVMGESVLRFEEEFAKFCGTDYAVSVSSGTAALQLSLLAAGLKPGEAAITSPASFIASSNAIIHAQGQPKFADINLQTYTIDPHQIEKAITPKTRALIPVHLYGYPAEMDAINEVAKKHNLPVIEDACQAHGAKYHGKRIGSIGTVGCFSFYPSKNMTVCGDGGMITTNDQKIAEMASKLRDCGRKSQYLHDVIGYTARLNTVSAAIGRVQLKRLDGWNQTRRQVAQAYNDELESIEGLTLPPAPTKEIEPVYHIYVVRTKRRDQLKTHLESQGVSCGVHYALPIHLQPIYQELFGFKEGAYPNAEDLCGTCLTLPMYTDITNSEISFISKQTEGYLKS from the coding sequence ATGAAAATTCCTCTGGCAAGACCTGTATTTGATAAAGAAATGGAAAACGCGGCAGTACATGCACTACAAAATGAACGCTTTGTAATGGGTGAAAGCGTACTCAGGTTTGAGGAAGAATTCGCAAAATTCTGCGGCACAGACTATGCTGTATCAGTTAGCTCAGGTACAGCTGCACTACAATTATCTCTTCTTGCAGCGGGATTAAAACCCGGGGAAGCTGCAATCACATCACCTGCATCATTCATCGCAAGTTCAAACGCAATCATCCACGCACAAGGGCAACCCAAATTTGCAGACATAAACCTGCAAACCTACACCATAGACCCCCACCAAATCGAAAAAGCTATAACACCAAAAACCCGTGCCCTAATACCTGTGCACTTATATGGTTACCCAGCAGAAATGGATGCAATTAATGAAGTTGCAAAAAAACACAACCTACCCGTTATTGAGGATGCCTGCCAAGCACACGGCGCCAAATACCACGGCAAACGAATCGGAAGCATAGGAACAGTGGGCTGTTTTAGCTTTTATCCCTCCAAGAACATGACTGTTTGCGGAGATGGCGGCATGATAACTACTAATGACCAAAAAATCGCGGAAATGGCATCTAAACTGCGTGACTGCGGCAGAAAAAGCCAGTACCTCCATGATGTCATCGGTTACACTGCACGGCTAAACACGGTTAGCGCTGCAATTGGACGTGTTCAACTCAAACGCCTCGATGGCTGGAACCAGACGCGTAGGCAAGTAGCCCAAGCTTACAATGATGAACTTGAAAGCATTGAGGGTTTAACTTTGCCTCCTGCCCCCACCAAAGAAATCGAGCCAGTATATCACATTTATGTGGTACGAACAAAACGCCGCGACCAACTAAAAACGCATCTTGAAAGCCAAGGAGTTAGCTGTGGGGTTCATTATGCGCTTCCAATACATCTGCAGCCTATTTATCAAGAGCTTTTTGGGTTTAAGGAGGGTGCTTACCCGAATGCTGAAGACTTGTGTGGGACCTGTTTGACTCTTCCAATGTACACTGACATTACGAATTCGGAAATATCCTTTATAAGCAAACAAACAGAAGGGTATCTTAAATCTTAA
- a CDS encoding cobalamin biosynthesis protein: protein MLEGLFAFHLPLLLDSVLIFVFGFLIDMVFGEIPDSIHPTIGIGKIIGCIRPKLRNKNPKIEKANGVLLVVGLVALVSLPVFFLLYGVRLYLGSIIYIIIGAVLFKATFAIRGMGQYTIPIAKALKNNDINGARKWLPYIVRRDPNSLNERQIVSAAVESIAESTTDGITAPFFFYMLLGVPGAFAFRVINTLDSMVAYKTPELRNIGWFTAKMDSWTGYIPTRLTAVLMAAAAGLLGHNWKESLRIIKRDKNKTTSLNAGWTISAMAGALNIQLEKQGCYKLGDDHGIAADDIFMALRVMTVTAALFGLVVILPLLAVRVYVVGYLIALVF from the coding sequence ATGCTGGAGGGTCTGTTTGCTTTCCATTTGCCGCTGCTTTTGGATTCTGTGCTGATTTTTGTTTTCGGATTCTTAATTGACATGGTATTTGGCGAAATCCCAGACAGTATTCACCCAACAATTGGCATAGGCAAAATCATCGGTTGCATTAGACCTAAACTTAGAAACAAAAACCCAAAAATTGAAAAAGCCAACGGGGTTCTGCTGGTTGTTGGGTTGGTGGCGCTGGTTTCCCTGCCTGTTTTCTTTCTGCTCTATGGCGTACGCCTTTATTTGGGCTCAATAATCTACATCATCATTGGCGCAGTCTTGTTTAAGGCAACGTTTGCGATTCGCGGCATGGGGCAATACACGATTCCCATTGCAAAAGCTCTCAAAAACAATGACATCAACGGGGCAAGAAAATGGTTACCCTACATTGTCCGCAGAGACCCAAACAGCCTAAACGAGCGCCAAATCGTCTCAGCCGCTGTAGAATCAATCGCGGAGAGCACAACTGACGGCATCACAGCACCCTTCTTCTTTTATATGCTTCTTGGGGTTCCCGGGGCATTCGCGTTTCGTGTGATTAACACGTTAGATAGCATGGTAGCGTATAAGACTCCTGAGTTGCGCAATATCGGCTGGTTTACTGCAAAGATGGATTCATGGACGGGCTACATTCCAACACGTTTAACCGCGGTTTTGATGGCTGCCGCTGCAGGATTACTTGGGCATAACTGGAAAGAATCCCTGCGCATCATCAAACGTGACAAAAACAAGACTACAAGCCTTAACGCTGGCTGGACAATTTCAGCGATGGCAGGCGCCTTAAACATTCAACTGGAAAAGCAGGGCTGCTACAAACTCGGCGATGACCATGGTATCGCGGCTGATGACATTTTTATGGCACTGCGGGTTATGACTGTGACTGCAGCATTGTTTGGGTTAGTTGTGATTTTGCCACTTCTGGCCGTACGAGTCTATGTTGTTGGGTACCTGATTGCTCTTGTCTTTTAG
- a CDS encoding CBS domain-containing protein: MTSNVVVKDIMQKDVKTVTNNTVVQEVVEIMNKYDKDAILVIQSGKPTGIITVKDLLIRAVEAGTPLKTIIARMVYTNPLVVIEENATLEEAAKLMQHWRIKHLPIVDKQGALVGLLDDRQVVYAAPKLMPVMEEFCLRKQ; the protein is encoded by the coding sequence ATGACAAGCAATGTCGTCGTAAAAGATATCATGCAAAAAGATGTTAAAACCGTAACCAACAACACAGTCGTGCAAGAAGTAGTCGAAATCATGAACAAATACGACAAAGACGCAATCCTAGTTATCCAAAGCGGAAAACCAACAGGCATCATCACAGTAAAAGACCTCCTGATCCGCGCAGTCGAAGCAGGAACACCTCTTAAAACAATCATTGCAAGAATGGTCTACACAAACCCACTCGTAGTTATCGAAGAAAACGCAACTCTTGAAGAAGCAGCAAAACTGATGCAACACTGGCGCATAAAGCACTTACCAATTGTTGACAAACAAGGCGCACTGGTTGGTTTACTGGACGATAGACAAGTTGTTTATGCTGCTCCAAAACTCATGCCAGTAATGGAAGAGTTCTGTCTCAGAAAACAATAA
- the apgM gene encoding 2,3-bisphosphoglycerate-independent phosphoglycerate mutase: MVGDGMADTALLQLKDRTPLEAANTPNLDRLASNGASGLLDSVSPGFAPGSDAANLAILGYDIPIFGRGPFEAAGAGLPVVPGDLAFRCNFATVDVQMGLVDERAGRIGAEAETLGKLLEYVSLKENPDSQIIFKQTLGFKGALVIRGNNVSRCVNAEIPIKGEKTLVKPLNSTPEAKATADALNEFIQISHQTLQNHPINQARIAKGQLPANIVIPWSGGLVPELEPFSQKYPLKAACVAAVSIIKGIGKLTGMRVLDVEGATGDVDTDTLAKADAALLALKDYDFVFVHVEGTDEASHDGNLQGKIEVIQKIDSMVGRILDGVDLGEVCVALMADHATSTETRKHLGISVPITVASKHISHDGVKHYNEKAVFNGGLGHMLGKNVMPLILDLMRRKQQ; this comes from the coding sequence ATCGTGGGAGACGGAATGGCAGATACAGCCCTGCTCCAACTTAAAGATAGAACCCCTCTGGAAGCCGCAAACACCCCAAACCTTGACCGCCTCGCATCAAATGGTGCCTCAGGACTTTTAGATTCCGTTTCACCAGGCTTTGCACCTGGTAGTGACGCTGCGAATCTTGCCATTTTAGGCTATGACATCCCAATTTTTGGTCGCGGACCCTTCGAAGCCGCAGGCGCAGGATTGCCTGTTGTGCCTGGGGATTTGGCGTTTCGATGTAACTTTGCTACCGTTGATGTCCAAATGGGTTTGGTGGATGAACGTGCAGGACGCATCGGTGCAGAAGCAGAAACGCTTGGCAAACTGCTTGAGTATGTGTCGCTTAAAGAAAACCCTGACTCCCAAATTATCTTTAAGCAAACTTTAGGTTTCAAAGGTGCCTTGGTGATTCGGGGCAACAACGTTTCAAGATGCGTTAATGCGGAAATCCCCATAAAAGGCGAAAAAACCCTCGTAAAACCCTTAAACAGCACACCAGAAGCCAAAGCCACCGCAGACGCACTCAACGAATTCATCCAAATCAGCCACCAAACACTCCAAAACCACCCCATAAACCAAGCCCGAATCGCAAAAGGGCAACTCCCAGCTAACATTGTTATTCCCTGGAGCGGCGGATTAGTTCCTGAGCTTGAACCTTTCAGTCAAAAATATCCGCTTAAAGCTGCCTGTGTAGCCGCTGTGAGTATCATTAAGGGCATTGGCAAACTTACAGGTATGAGGGTTTTGGATGTTGAGGGTGCAACGGGTGATGTGGATACGGACACGCTGGCAAAGGCGGACGCGGCGCTTTTGGCGTTGAAGGATTATGATTTTGTTTTTGTTCATGTAGAGGGTACAGATGAGGCTAGTCACGATGGTAACTTGCAAGGCAAAATTGAGGTAATTCAAAAAATCGACTCTATGGTGGGCAGAATCCTTGATGGGGTAGATTTGGGTGAGGTTTGTGTTGCTTTGATGGCTGACCACGCTACCAGCACCGAAACCCGCAAGCATCTGGGTATAAGTGTTCCCATTACAGTTGCAAGCAAGCATATCTCTCATGATGGCGTAAAGCATTATAATGAAAAGGCAGTATTCAATGGCGGATTGGGTCACATGCTGGGCAAAAATGTTATGCCACTAATACTGGATTTAATGAGGAGGAAGCAACAGTGA
- a CDS encoding DUF1616 domain-containing protein, with amino-acid sequence MPLKLSDYKLVFAATCLIAVLLVASPTVGLIVKLPQGEPFSELFLLDQLQIADNYPYNIDSDVSYTFYAGVTNHLGSSSYYVLYLKLANRDDPLPNSEQGTPSSLAPLYEFRFQVQDGQTWLKPVTFSISNFYSAGNQTTIGRLTINDVQYTVNKQSTFNATQSTYQYVLFFELWLFNPESGSAQFNNRFVSLQLSCI; translated from the coding sequence ATGCCCCTGAAACTCAGTGATTACAAGCTTGTTTTCGCAGCTACCTGTTTAATTGCTGTATTGCTTGTTGCATCTCCAACTGTTGGATTAATTGTTAAGTTGCCTCAGGGTGAGCCTTTTTCAGAGCTTTTCCTGCTTGACCAGCTGCAGATTGCTGACAATTATCCCTACAACATCGATAGCGATGTTAGCTACACCTTTTATGCTGGCGTAACCAATCATCTTGGCTCCTCCTCTTACTACGTACTATACCTGAAACTTGCAAACAGGGACGATCCCTTGCCCAACAGTGAGCAGGGAACCCCAAGTTCACTTGCGCCACTTTATGAGTTCAGATTTCAAGTGCAAGACGGGCAAACTTGGCTTAAACCTGTAACGTTTAGCATATCTAACTTTTACTCTGCGGGAAATCAAACAACAATTGGACGTTTAACTATCAACGATGTGCAGTATACAGTAAATAAGCAGTCAACTTTCAATGCAACCCAAAGCACCTACCAGTATGTTCTTTTCTTTGAGCTTTGGTTGTTTAATCCCGAATCTGGCAGTGCCCAGTTCAACAACAGATTTGTTAGTCTTCAACTAAGTTGCATATAA